A DNA window from Hordeum vulgare subsp. vulgare chromosome 1H, MorexV3_pseudomolecules_assembly, whole genome shotgun sequence contains the following coding sequences:
- the LOC123451387 gene encoding proteasome subunit beta type-6-like, with product MDAASLMGPSSADAPTDGEHRMGTTIVGVCYDGGVVLAADSRTSTGMYVANRASDKISQLTDNVYVCRSGSAADTQIISDYVRYFLHQHTIQLGQPATVKVASNLVRLLAYQNKSMLQAGMIVGGWDKYEGGQIYSVPLGGTILRQPFAIGGSGSSYLYGLMDHEWKEGMTQEEAEKFVVKVVSLAIARDGASGGVVRTVTINEEGVKRSFHPGDILPLWHEEMKPQNSLLDILAAGSSDAMVQ from the exons ATGGACGCCGCCTCGCTCATGGGCCCCTCCTCTGCCGACGCGCCCACCGACGGGGAGCACCGGATGGGCACAACCATCGTCGGCGTCTGCTACGACGGCGGCGTCGTCCTCGCCGCCGACTCCAGGACCAGCACCG GAATGTATGTGGCGAACCGTGCTTCGGACAAGATTAGTCAACTGACTGATAATGTCTACGTCTGCCGCTCTGGATCT GCTGCTGACACACAAATTATTTCGGATTATGTACGTTATTTTCTCCACCAGCACAC AATCCAGCTTGGGCAACCAGCTACCGTGAAAGTTGCATCCAACTTAGTTAGGTTATTGGCCTATCAGAACAAG AGCATGTTGCAAGCTGGAATGATAGTTGGTGGATGGGACAAATACGAGGGAGGCCAAATTTACTCTGTCCCTCTTGGTGGAACGATTCTGAGGCAACCATTTGCAATTGGAG GATCTGGTTCCAGTTACCTGTATGGATTGATGGATCATGAGTGGAAAGAGGGTATGACCCAGGAAGAAGCTGAG AAGTTTGTGGTGAAGGTGGTTTCCCTTGCCATTGCTCGTGATGGTGCTAGTGGAGGGGTTGTTCGCACTGTTACT ATTAACGAGGAGGGTGTTAAGAGGAGCTTCCACCCTGGTGACATACTGCCACTGTGGCATGAAGAGATGAAGCCCCAGAACTCGCTCCTTGACATTCTCGCAGCTGGGAGCTCTGATGCGATGGTCCAGTGA
- the LOC123420348 gene encoding uncharacterized protein LOC123420348 yields MPTISCCHQLKPPSPTLHLQPAGGAQAPAHLPALRRACFAAAACVVAVGAMGAVDGAAMARGPVDDGAAHGAALVHVQAPARWSDRRQCPPWHANSLENVVPENLPRPSARRRYNGVAAADKGRAPAPDAVLPFLVLRSGSGMGCFSL; encoded by the coding sequence ATGCCGACGATCAGCTGCTGCCACCAGCTCAAGCCCCCGTCTCCGACCCTTCACCTCCAGCCGGCCGGCGGGGCCCAGGCGCCCGCCCACCTCCCTGCGCTGCGCCGGGCGTGCTTCGCGGCGGCGGCGTGCGTGGTGGCCGTCGGGGCGATGGGCGCCGTCGACGGCGCGGCCATGGCGCGGGGACCTGTCGACGACGGAGCGGCGCACGGGGCGGCGCTGGTGCACGTGCAGGCGCCGGCGCGGTGGAGCGACCGGAGGCAGTGCCCGCCGTGGCACGCCAACTCGCTGGAGAACGTCGTGCCGGAGAACCTGCCCCGGCCGTCCGCGCGCCGGAGGTACAACGGCGTCGCGGCCGCCGACAAGGGGCGTGCGCCCGCGCCCGACGCCGTGCTCCCGTTCCTGGTGCTACGCTCCGGCTCCGGCATGGGCTGCTTCTCCCTCTGA